In Actinomyces radicidentis, one genomic interval encodes:
- a CDS encoding NAD(P)H-quinone dehydrogenase: MTTQSPADAPDTASAADGGTAPDVDASTDRHSRPAGAAVAGAPAGGPSLRRTDIDPGASPVRQGLRVVILGGGPGGYEAALVAAQLGARTQLIEARGIGGSAVLTDVVPSKTLIATAEWLTTTEQAHELGITVGDGEQVAHVDLGAVNGRVRHLAEEQSSDLTARMAEKGIEVIDGRGSLGTLDAEGVRTVHVTGDHGGERGAERELLADVVLVSTGARPRVLPGAAPDGRRILTWTQLYDLDELPEHLVVVGSGVTGTEFAGAYLALGSRVTLVSSRDRVLPTVDADAATLVEEGFRRRGMEVLSGARARAARVVEEGTDDEHVEVTLADGRVVTGSHCLMAVGAVPATDGIGLTEAGVGLTESGHVRVDRVSRTTAYRVYAAGDCTGVLPLASVAAMQGRIAMRHALGDAVAPLAVETVAQAVFTVPEIASIGITEAEAATGEYDAVSTTVPLARNPRAKMLGLNEGFIKLFSQRRTGEVLGGVVVGTRASEQILAVTLAVTHRLTVEQVMNAFSVYPSLSGTLTEAARQLHVR, from the coding sequence GTGACCACGCAGAGCCCCGCCGACGCACCCGACACCGCCTCCGCAGCCGACGGCGGGACCGCGCCCGACGTCGACGCGTCCACCGACCGCCACTCCCGGCCCGCCGGAGCCGCCGTCGCCGGCGCCCCTGCCGGAGGGCCGAGCCTGCGTCGCACCGACATCGACCCCGGCGCCTCGCCCGTGCGTCAGGGACTGCGGGTCGTCATCCTCGGCGGCGGCCCCGGCGGCTACGAGGCCGCTCTCGTCGCCGCCCAGCTCGGCGCGCGCACCCAGCTCATCGAGGCCAGGGGCATCGGCGGCTCCGCCGTCCTCACCGACGTCGTCCCCTCCAAGACCCTCATCGCCACCGCCGAGTGGCTCACCACCACGGAGCAGGCGCACGAGCTCGGCATCACCGTCGGTGACGGCGAGCAGGTCGCCCACGTCGACCTCGGTGCCGTCAACGGCCGCGTCCGTCACCTCGCCGAGGAGCAGTCGAGCGACCTCACCGCGCGCATGGCCGAGAAGGGCATCGAGGTGATCGACGGCCGCGGCAGCCTCGGGACCCTGGACGCCGAGGGCGTCCGCACCGTCCATGTCACCGGGGACCACGGCGGTGAGCGCGGCGCCGAGCGCGAGCTCCTCGCCGACGTCGTCCTCGTCTCTACCGGCGCCCGCCCCCGCGTCCTTCCGGGCGCCGCCCCCGACGGTCGCCGGATCCTCACCTGGACCCAGCTCTACGACCTCGACGAGCTCCCCGAGCACCTCGTCGTCGTCGGCTCCGGTGTCACCGGCACCGAGTTCGCCGGCGCCTACCTCGCCCTCGGCTCCCGCGTCACCCTCGTCTCCAGCCGCGACCGCGTCCTGCCCACCGTCGACGCCGACGCGGCGACCCTCGTCGAGGAGGGCTTCCGCCGCCGGGGCATGGAGGTCCTCTCCGGTGCCCGCGCCCGGGCCGCCCGCGTCGTGGAGGAGGGGACCGACGACGAGCACGTCGAGGTGACCCTCGCCGACGGCCGCGTCGTCACCGGCTCCCACTGCCTCATGGCCGTCGGCGCCGTCCCCGCCACCGACGGGATCGGCCTCACGGAGGCCGGCGTCGGCCTCACCGAGTCCGGGCACGTCCGCGTCGACCGCGTCTCGCGCACGACCGCCTACCGCGTCTACGCCGCCGGCGACTGCACCGGCGTCCTCCCCCTCGCCTCCGTCGCCGCGATGCAGGGCCGCATCGCCATGCGCCACGCCCTCGGCGACGCCGTCGCGCCGCTCGCCGTCGAGACCGTCGCGCAGGCCGTCTTCACGGTCCCGGAGATCGCCTCCATCGGCATCACCGAAGCGGAGGCGGCCACCGGCGAGTACGACGCCGTCTCCACGACCGTCCCGCTGGCCCGCAACCCGAGGGCCAAGATGCTCGGCCTCAACGAGGGCTTCATCAAGCTCTTCTCCCAGCGCCGCACCGGTGAGGTGCTCGGCGGCGTCGTCGTCGGCACGCGCGCCAGCGAGCAGATCCTCGCGGTCACCCTCGCCGTCACGCACCGCCTCACGGTCGAGCAGGTGATGAACGCCTTCAGCGTCTACCCGTCGCTGTCCGGGACGCTCACCGAGGCGGCCCGCCAGCTCCACGTGCGCTGA
- a CDS encoding phospho-sugar mutase has protein sequence MTQSPEAALNADQTSLINAVTAWIDEDPDATTRDELRTLLTASQAGDAEATASLADAFSGTLQFGTAGLRGRLGGGPNRINRVVVIRAAAGLAAYLRETLGEGFSVVIGYDARHNSEVFARDTASVVTGAGGRAILFDRCAPTPVLAFALRSLGADAGVMVTASHNPPQDNGYKVYLGGRAVTDSGQGAQIVPPFDGEIAARIAAVGPIAEVPMPESGWETIGTELIEEYTDVASRVARTGAAAPLKIVLTAMHGVGGEICREALYRAGFDDVVVVPEQFDPDPDFPTVSFPNPEEPGALDLSLALAKEVGADLVIANDPDADRCSAAVPDEHAPGGWRQLTGDEVGSVLGEQAAELASFTGTGVLANSIVSSRLLRRIAQAHGLGHRITLTGFKWISRVPNLVYGYEEALGYCVDPLSVRDKDGISASVRLAVLASVLKQQGRTINDLLDRLAREHGLYLTSPLSVRVEDRSFITDSMERLRAGGAPARLAGSPVVDVFDLLDGASDGNGKKLPRTDGLIFKTADDDRVVIRPSGTEPKLKCYCEVVVPVDPEDPVEVARRTAAERLEEIKSDLRGVLGIS, from the coding sequence ATGACCCAGTCCCCCGAGGCCGCTCTCAACGCTGACCAGACCTCCCTCATCAACGCCGTCACCGCCTGGATCGACGAGGATCCCGACGCCACCACCCGTGACGAGCTCCGCACCCTCCTCACCGCCTCGCAGGCGGGCGACGCCGAGGCCACCGCCTCCCTCGCCGACGCCTTCTCCGGCACCCTCCAGTTCGGCACCGCCGGGCTGCGCGGGCGGCTCGGCGGCGGCCCCAACCGCATCAACCGCGTCGTCGTCATCCGCGCTGCGGCGGGCCTGGCCGCCTACCTGCGCGAGACCCTCGGCGAGGGCTTCTCCGTCGTCATCGGCTACGACGCCCGCCACAACTCGGAGGTCTTCGCCCGTGACACCGCCAGCGTCGTCACCGGCGCGGGCGGCAGGGCGATTCTCTTCGACCGATGCGCCCCGACCCCGGTCCTCGCCTTCGCGCTGCGCAGCCTCGGCGCCGACGCCGGCGTCATGGTGACCGCGTCGCACAACCCGCCGCAGGACAACGGCTACAAGGTCTACCTCGGCGGCCGCGCCGTCACCGACTCCGGCCAGGGCGCCCAGATCGTCCCGCCCTTCGACGGCGAGATCGCCGCCCGCATCGCCGCCGTCGGCCCGATCGCCGAGGTGCCCATGCCGGAGTCCGGCTGGGAGACGATCGGCACCGAGCTCATCGAGGAGTACACGGACGTCGCCTCGCGCGTCGCCCGCACCGGCGCTGCCGCACCGCTGAAGATCGTCCTCACCGCCATGCACGGCGTCGGCGGCGAGATCTGCCGCGAGGCCCTCTACCGCGCAGGGTTCGACGACGTCGTCGTCGTCCCCGAGCAGTTCGACCCGGACCCGGACTTCCCCACCGTCTCCTTCCCGAACCCGGAGGAGCCCGGCGCCCTCGACCTCTCCCTGGCCCTGGCCAAGGAGGTCGGCGCGGACCTCGTCATCGCTAACGACCCCGACGCCGACCGCTGCTCCGCGGCCGTCCCGGACGAGCACGCCCCCGGCGGCTGGCGCCAGCTCACGGGCGACGAGGTCGGCTCGGTCCTCGGCGAGCAGGCGGCTGAGCTCGCCTCCTTCACGGGCACCGGCGTCCTCGCGAACTCGATCGTCTCCTCGCGCCTCCTGCGCCGCATCGCCCAGGCCCACGGCCTCGGCCACCGCATCACGCTGACCGGCTTCAAGTGGATCAGCCGTGTGCCGAACCTCGTCTACGGCTACGAGGAGGCCCTCGGCTACTGCGTCGACCCGTTGTCCGTGCGGGACAAGGACGGCATCTCCGCCTCCGTGCGCCTCGCCGTCCTCGCGAGCGTCCTCAAGCAGCAGGGCCGCACCATCAACGACCTGCTCGACCGCCTGGCCCGCGAGCACGGTCTGTACCTCACGAGCCCGCTGAGCGTGCGCGTCGAGGACCGCTCCTTCATCACGGACTCCATGGAGCGCCTGCGCGCCGGCGGCGCTCCCGCCCGCCTGGCCGGCTCCCCCGTCGTCGACGTCTTCGACCTGCTCGACGGCGCCAGCGACGGCAACGGCAAGAAGCTCCCGCGCACGGACGGCCTCATCTTCAAGACCGCGGATGACGACCGCGTCGTCATCCGTCCCTCGGGCACCGAGCCGAAGCTCAAGTGCTACTGCGAGGTCGTCGTCCCCGTGGACCCGGAGGACCCGGTCGAGGTCGCGCGCCGTACGGCCGCCGAGCGCCTCGAGGAGATCAAGTCCGACCTGCGCGGCGTCCTCGGGATCAGCTGA
- a CDS encoding GNAT family N-acetyltransferase: MPASLSAEVPAPACTITPAAPADLTEAARVLAEAFQDDAPLRATLGLPGTVPPERSEALFACILEDGPLPSGTVDVARIDGRVVGVGVWTCPAGAHVGLRGHLRTLPRYVHALGLLGALRAARTDDAVAAHRPARPSWYLKVLGVAPEHRGKGIGTALMEYRLAIVDAEDDDAYLESSTPASGRVYERLGFTAMRPVEAWEGARPWAMWREARSRRREAPEG, from the coding sequence ATGCCCGCTTCCCTGAGCGCGGAGGTCCCTGCCCCCGCGTGCACCATCACGCCCGCGGCGCCCGCCGACCTGACCGAGGCCGCGCGCGTCCTCGCCGAGGCCTTCCAGGACGACGCCCCGCTCCGCGCCACCCTCGGCCTGCCCGGCACCGTGCCGCCCGAGCGCTCCGAGGCCCTCTTCGCCTGCATCCTCGAGGACGGCCCGCTGCCCTCCGGGACTGTCGACGTCGCCCGCATCGACGGCCGCGTCGTCGGCGTCGGCGTGTGGACCTGCCCTGCCGGTGCCCACGTCGGGCTGCGCGGCCACCTGCGCACGCTGCCGCGCTACGTTCACGCCCTGGGCCTGCTCGGCGCCCTGCGAGCCGCCCGGACCGACGACGCCGTCGCCGCCCACCGGCCCGCCCGGCCCTCCTGGTACCTCAAGGTCCTCGGCGTCGCCCCCGAGCACCGAGGGAAGGGCATCGGCACCGCGCTCATGGAGTACCGCCTCGCCATCGTCGACGCCGAGGACGACGACGCCTACCTCGAGTCCTCCACGCCCGCGTCCGGCCGCGTCTACGAGCGCCTCGGCTTCACCGCCATGCGCCCCGTCGAGGCGTGGGAGGGGGCGCGCCCCTGGGCCATGTGGCGAGAGGCTCGGTCCCGGCGGCGCGAGGCCCCGGAGGGCTAG